Within Quercus lobata isolate SW786 chromosome 5, ValleyOak3.0 Primary Assembly, whole genome shotgun sequence, the genomic segment TTAAATCAGAGTTATCAACATTACACAcacgaataaaaaaaatagagttccAAAACAAGTTTGCACTCTACTTGCAAACACAAAAAGGTGTCAAAGTGTCTAATAATCACTAGCAATTTTTGCACTCCTACAAGGtcggttttcaaaatttgtctTCCCTTTCTTCCTTGGTCACTATTTTGCTGAACCATGTGTAATTCTTTTTTCCTTGCTAGAAATGTCAAATGCCAAAGATGTTTGTCAGATGCCATAGAATTTACATAGGTGCATGCATATATGTTTATCAAAGTGTTGTTGTGTACTTGTGttgctattttatttcattgCAATCTATTTTGTTAGACCACATTTTCATTGCATAGGATATCTATTTATAGATGTATTAAGCTAGTTTTAAATATTCAGTGTACAAGAGAAACTCTAGCTAGAAGTacaaatcaattatttttcttcatgcaAGTTAGGTGTCAATGGCTAATGGCTTCTACTGTCTAACTCATTTTTATGGTTGCTCCTTTACTGCCGAGTAATactttataattaattttatattttactgcttttttttatacaattatattttactGCTTATAAATAAAGTTTTATGATAcataataaatcattaaaaaaagaaggatttgaaatccaattattattgtttatgtAGTAgggaatataaaaaaaatagaataaattttatataaaatatcacaaagaaaacaaacaacaaaagtcTAAATTATATAAGCTAAGTAGGGATGGGGTTAACGATAATAAATAAGGAGGTAGATGGGAAAGGTGAAGTATCAGTATCAGCAAGAAAAACAAACCAGAAAAGTCCAAATGTTTGTAcaattgattgtgtttttgtttgacTCTTTTAGATGGGAAAGCTGTAATGTCTAAGGAGGTAATCGAAACCATTGATGACAAAAACCTTTTAGTCACTTTCAAGGCGATTGGAGGAATACTCAAGGAGATGTATAAGAGTTTCAAATTCATTATTCAAGCCACTCCAAAGGGTGAGGGGTGCTTGGTCCACTGGACTTTGGAATATGAGAAACTGAATGCCGATGACCCTGACGCAAACACAATGCTTCAGTTCGCAATTGGTCAGACCAAAGATATTGATGCTCATCTTGCCCTCGAATAGCTTGGCAGAAAGATTACAGCTTGATGCGTATTAATAAGCACAATgtatttgtgtaaaataaaatttctggGAGCTTTAAAGACTTCTTATAAATAGAGCTTCCAATATTGCCTGCTGTATCATGTTGTTAATAAAAACTTAACAGtttaattgttgtgaaaatattatatttgtaatgcaacttttttttgagggggataTTTGTAATGTAACTTAGTAAGTAATTACATCTAAactttgccaaaaaaaaaaaaaaaaaaaaaaaaaaattgtttgtttttcaatattttgaaaattctatccacaaattaaattttaaaacaaaaaaattatacttcaTAAAGAATAAGGCTTCAAATTTGTGCTAAATGAACAATTGAGCAACAAGTCTCGTGAACTATAATTCTATTATAAATGGtctttttaaaataagtttgaGAGTATGGCACTCGAATTGAGAatatataatactatatatttatatatttatatatgtatgtatataaaatatacttatataaatctaagttgaattttataaatttaaaaataatttcataagatatcaattaattatttctaatttattggtaaatataaatatatgtgttattgtgtgtgattgCTATTTGAATTGATAATATTGTTGCTAATATTATTTAGACCCAACAATGGTATCAGAACTTGGTTGCTTTAGTGAATGATTTTTTGTGTGAATTAAGATGGATGAGAAAGGTTTGCTTTAATTAAGGTGGAGCTATTCCAAGAGGAAAGAAGATTACTTGATTTTGGTGGAGCTATCCTAATAGGAAAGAAGACATTTGATAGAATTTGACTCAAGGTGGAGATTGTTGAGAAATTGCCTCAAATTCCAATTGTGGCTTAGAAAGTCAATTGGGTTTCCTAGTCAAAGAAGGATAAATTAATTTGGTTTCTTTAGCGTGGAAGGAAAGACTATTCCTTGGTGGGGAAAGAAAGTCTATTTCttgttaaaaaagtaatgtatTCCTTGTTCTAGATGAAATAGGAAAATagtcttataaatagacaatGGTACAAGAATTTGATGGCTTTAGCTCAAAGGTCCTCCCTATTGGGAGAGGAAAAATAGAGtgtgaaatcaagaaaaagaaaaaagataaaaataaaaaataaaaagattttcgCTTGGGAGGTAACGTAAGAAAAGAGACAACAATGTTTTTTGTAAAGCACACAAATCAAGGAAAAATtgtgaagctttttttttatgttgcaAAGTGCCAAAGAAAGAGATGTCGCATAGAGAGAGATAGTCGGAGAGCTAcatagaaaagagaaagaagaagagaagagagtaAAGTGTTGCCTCCTTCGAGATAAATAATTAGAGTGTgtgagagtaaagaaaaaaaatgagatttttcttTATCCGTGAGACATACACTAGTGgatttattattgtatttggaGAATTTCAAGTTAGGCATAAACTTCAGAATTATTGTAATagatttgataatagtgaaattattcagaGTTTGTCTCATAATTTTTCCCTTACA encodes:
- the LOC115992160 gene encoding MLP-like protein 43; translated protein: MSLFEKVEAEVEIKASANRFHEVNSKRLAEVPKLSPNFLQSVDLVEGEWGQEGSVMCWYFLFDGKAVMSKEVIETIDDKNLLVTFKAIGGILKEMYKSFKFIIQATPKGEGCLVHWTLEYEKLNADDPDANTMLQFAIGQTKDIDAHLALE